A section of the Alkalicoccobacillus plakortidis genome encodes:
- a CDS encoding gluconate:H+ symporter: MPLIITALGVALLLLLIMKLKINTFLSLAIVSFLLAVALGIPLTEIVAAIETGMGGTLGSVGLIFGFGAILGKLIADGGGAQRISVTLIDIFGEKKIQWAVVLTAFILGIALFFEVGLVLLIPIVYQIAKQVNVSFLYLGLPMATALSVTHAFLPPHPGPTVIAGEYGADIGMVLVYGFIISIPTVIIAGPLFTKYARKLVPEAFEKINTSAMASIGDAEQMLIEETPGFFKSALTALFPVLLMGIATITNLLQETTGVSGNAAFDFMAFIGQPTTTMFISLLVALYTMGISQKRTMSQLMKSAETSVKAISMILLILGISGSLKEVLIVGGVGDYVAQIFEGSSLSPLFLAWLIAALMRVAQGSATVAALTTAGLVIPLMGGSDVNLALMVLATGAGSVIASHVNDTGFWIVKESFGLTVKETFYTWTALETIISVCGLVFVLLLSVFV; this comes from the coding sequence ATGCCTTTAATCATTACGGCATTAGGAGTAGCATTATTACTATTATTGATCATGAAATTAAAAATCAATACGTTTCTTTCGTTGGCTATTGTATCGTTTTTACTCGCAGTGGCATTAGGAATTCCGTTAACTGAGATCGTTGCCGCGATTGAAACGGGTATGGGAGGTACGCTTGGTAGTGTCGGACTGATTTTTGGTTTCGGAGCTATTTTGGGTAAATTAATTGCTGACGGTGGGGGAGCCCAACGTATTTCTGTTACGCTAATTGATATTTTTGGAGAGAAGAAGATTCAATGGGCTGTAGTTCTTACTGCCTTTATATTAGGGATTGCGTTATTTTTTGAAGTGGGACTTGTTCTCTTAATTCCAATTGTGTATCAAATCGCAAAACAGGTGAATGTCTCCTTTCTATATTTAGGATTACCGATGGCAACGGCTTTATCAGTAACACATGCCTTTTTGCCACCACATCCAGGACCAACTGTAATTGCCGGGGAATACGGTGCCGACATTGGGATGGTTCTTGTATACGGATTCATTATTTCAATTCCGACCGTTATCATCGCAGGACCTTTATTTACAAAATATGCACGGAAGCTCGTTCCTGAGGCATTTGAGAAAATTAATACAAGTGCAATGGCATCAATTGGTGATGCAGAGCAGATGCTAATTGAAGAAACACCAGGATTTTTTAAAAGTGCACTAACAGCATTGTTCCCAGTCCTATTAATGGGAATCGCAACGATTACAAATCTACTGCAGGAAACAACCGGTGTATCCGGTAATGCAGCGTTTGATTTTATGGCCTTTATTGGTCAACCGACAACCACTATGTTTATCTCATTGTTAGTAGCCTTGTATACGATGGGTATTTCACAAAAACGGACAATGTCTCAACTGATGAAGTCTGCAGAAACGTCTGTGAAAGCAATCAGTATGATTCTATTAATTTTAGGGATTAGTGGTTCTTTAAAAGAAGTGCTTATTGTTGGTGGCGTAGGGGATTACGTTGCGCAGATTTTTGAAGGAAGCTCTCTTTCACCACTGTTCTTAGCTTGGTTAATAGCTGCTTTAATGAGAGTAGCTCAAGGCTCGGCAACAGTAGCAGCCCTTACTACGGCAGGCCTTGTAATTCCGCTTATGGGTGGATCAGATGTCAATCTCGCGCTAATGGTGCTTGCAACTGGAGCAGGTAGTGTCATTGCCTCTCATGTGAATGACACAGGATTCTGGATTGTCAAAGAGTCATTTGGATTAACCGTCAAAGAAACGTTTTATACTTGGACGGCACTTGAAACGATTATATCTGTTTGTGGATTAGTGTTTGTACTGCTTTTGAGTGTTTTTGTTTAA
- a CDS encoding alcohol dehydrogenase catalytic domain-containing protein: MKAAVLMAPRSIKLNERDKPIIGPEDVLIKVKAVGICGSDLHYYEHGRIGDRVVRKPLVQGHECAGMVVQVGENVKNLKPNDRVVIEPGLPCGLCPTCKKGTYNLCNDVLFLSTPPNDGVLKEYLAHPAHFTYKIPDHVSNEVATLAEPLSVGIYAAQKLQLAPNSHVVIMGIGPVGLCMILAAKWFGAKTISVTDVEPFRLEIAKQIGSTHGIQIREDQAVHSLDYHAEMLGGYDCVIDTTGKDEALEWAVRLLKRGGKIGGIGFPGKV; encoded by the coding sequence TTGAAAGCAGCTGTTTTGATGGCACCTCGCTCGATTAAATTGAATGAGAGAGACAAGCCTATAATTGGACCTGAAGACGTACTTATTAAGGTGAAAGCAGTTGGGATATGCGGATCAGATCTTCATTATTATGAACATGGCAGGATTGGAGATCGAGTTGTTCGTAAGCCACTTGTGCAGGGACATGAGTGTGCTGGTATGGTTGTACAAGTAGGCGAAAACGTTAAAAATCTTAAACCAAACGACCGAGTAGTTATCGAGCCTGGTCTTCCTTGTGGATTGTGTCCCACATGTAAAAAAGGAACGTATAATTTGTGTAATGACGTGTTATTTCTTTCTACCCCACCTAATGATGGTGTGTTAAAGGAATACCTTGCTCATCCTGCTCACTTTACATATAAAATACCTGATCACGTATCAAATGAAGTGGCAACGCTTGCAGAACCATTATCAGTTGGGATCTACGCTGCTCAAAAATTACAGCTAGCACCAAATAGTCACGTCGTTATCATGGGAATCGGGCCAGTTGGATTATGTATGATTCTAGCAGCAAAGTGGTTTGGAGCTAAAACGATTTCGGTTACAGACGTTGAACCTTTTCGTTTGGAAATTGCTAAGCAAATAGGATCAACTCATGGAATCCAAATTAGGGAGGATCAAGCGGTTCACTCGTTAGATTATCATGCTGAAATGCTCGGAGGCTATGACTGTGTGATAGATACGACAGGAAAAGATGAAGCGCTAGAGTGGGCTGTAAGGCTTTTGAAGCGTGGGGGAAAGATAGGTGGAATTGGGTTTCCAGGCAAAGTCTAG
- a CDS encoding poly-gamma-glutamate hydrolase family protein, whose protein sequence is MNDLYQNIEELKRDNEIGRDYQIRYQTKQSTILFKAIHGGGIEPGTSELAEYSAADRDSFYCFEGIRSSGNANLHITSVHFDEPQCLDLVAASSYTISYHGYSGGSEMNTIVGGLDYKLRAAIAEELLAAGFQAEEAIAAHQIGGSHPENIVNKNQRGKGVQLEISYQQRLLLFERFTAPGRRETKNELFSKYVAAVLRAVDRFV, encoded by the coding sequence ATGAACGACCTTTATCAAAATATTGAAGAACTTAAACGAGATAATGAGATAGGAAGAGATTATCAAATTCGCTATCAAACTAAGCAGTCTACTATTCTGTTCAAAGCGATTCATGGAGGCGGCATTGAACCTGGAACGAGTGAACTGGCTGAATATTCTGCTGCTGATCGTGATTCTTTTTATTGTTTCGAAGGCATTCGTTCTTCTGGGAATGCTAATTTGCATATAACTTCAGTACATTTTGATGAGCCACAGTGTTTAGACTTGGTAGCGGCGTCTTCTTATACAATCTCTTATCATGGCTATTCAGGTGGGTCTGAGATGAACACGATCGTAGGAGGACTCGACTATAAGCTTCGTGCAGCTATTGCCGAAGAGCTCTTAGCTGCTGGATTCCAAGCGGAAGAGGCTATTGCTGCTCACCAGATAGGTGGATCTCATCCAGAAAATATTGTGAATAAAAATCAAAGAGGAAAAGGTGTGCAGCTAGAGATAAGCTACCAACAAAGGCTATTGTTGTTTGAGCGCTTCACGGCACCTGGAAGGCGCGAAACAAAAAATGAGCTGTTCTCAAAGTATGTAGCTGCCGTTTTGCGAGCAGTAGATCGCTTTGTGTAA
- a CDS encoding metallophosphoesterase — protein sequence MNTTFGLVIFLTIYAVISFYIGYNGWKWGKAALALKWKKTYILVILLLSSAYILSMFLSSRILQLVGGYWLVIFGYCCIILPIINLVYFISKRNVKWKIRSGYVTLAFFAFVLIYGSYNAWTPTVRDYSIEINNPDKEMQGEQIKLLIAADLHLGEVIGERHLQRFVEVVQQEEPDLVLLSGDIIDNSISPYFANNLSDTMSQLDAPLGVYAVPGNHDYYGGDLYLLRDEFKEIGFNFLMDEIETVNDQLTIIGRNDYTDKDRQSIEQLMDQADNNLPVIMLDHQPREITEAQQSGVDLIISGHTHRGQVFQANLITSALYENDWGHLQKDQLHSFTTSGFGFWGPALRIGSRSEVMTVTLNY from the coding sequence ATGAATACAACATTTGGTTTAGTGATTTTTTTAACAATTTATGCAGTAATCTCGTTTTACATAGGTTACAATGGTTGGAAATGGGGAAAGGCTGCACTAGCTCTAAAATGGAAAAAAACATATATTCTTGTTATCCTACTTTTATCTTCCGCATACATCCTCTCCATGTTTTTGTCGTCTAGAATCCTCCAATTAGTTGGTGGCTATTGGTTGGTCATCTTCGGATACTGTTGTATAATACTTCCAATTATAAATCTAGTATACTTTATCTCAAAGAGAAATGTGAAGTGGAAAATACGAAGTGGTTATGTCACCCTAGCTTTTTTTGCCTTTGTTTTAATTTATGGCTCTTATAATGCTTGGACTCCAACTGTACGAGACTATTCAATCGAAATAAATAACCCTGATAAAGAAATGCAAGGTGAGCAGATTAAGCTTCTAATTGCAGCGGATTTACACCTAGGCGAAGTAATTGGTGAACGTCACTTACAACGATTTGTAGAGGTGGTACAACAAGAGGAACCAGATTTAGTGTTGCTCTCAGGAGATATTATTGATAATAGCATCTCTCCTTATTTCGCAAATAATTTATCGGACACAATGAGTCAATTAGATGCTCCACTTGGCGTCTACGCCGTGCCAGGCAACCATGATTATTATGGAGGAGATCTCTATTTATTACGCGATGAATTCAAGGAGATCGGATTTAACTTTTTAATGGATGAAATCGAAACCGTTAACGATCAACTTACCATCATCGGACGAAACGACTACACAGACAAAGACAGACAATCAATTGAACAGTTAATGGACCAAGCCGACAACAATTTACCGGTGATCATGCTTGATCACCAACCAAGAGAAATTACTGAAGCCCAGCAAAGTGGAGTCGACCTCATCATCTCAGGACACACACACCGCGGGCAAGTTTTCCAAGCCAACCTCATTACTAGCGCACTGTATGAAAACGACTGGGGACACTTACAAAAAGACCAACTCCACTCCTTTACAACATCAGGTTTCGGATTCTGGGGACCCGCCCTACGCATCGGCAGCCGCTCCGAAGTCATGACCGTCACACTAAATTATTAA
- a CDS encoding DUF1648 domain-containing protein, giving the protein MMGKLMLSLGFIVFVIHVGYLIYFWPTLPAEIAIQYNHLNEATQWGSKALLLLMPGGAIVLWLVIHLITRKPENLNYINLTEANKHLMYEKGRTLSIVLKNCSFMMLILANQAFLLAALNQSTVMALTLAGAMLTVTLIYPVYVLFWSILLKAED; this is encoded by the coding sequence ATGATGGGGAAGTTAATGTTAAGTCTAGGTTTCATTGTGTTTGTTATTCATGTAGGCTATCTCATTTATTTTTGGCCAACGCTCCCAGCAGAAATAGCTATCCAATATAATCATCTCAACGAAGCAACACAGTGGGGGAGTAAGGCATTATTACTTCTTATGCCTGGAGGAGCGATTGTTCTCTGGTTAGTTATTCATTTAATTACTCGAAAACCAGAGAATCTTAATTATATAAATTTAACAGAAGCAAACAAACACTTGATGTATGAAAAAGGTAGAACATTAAGTATTGTGCTGAAGAATTGTTCATTTATGATGTTGATTTTAGCGAATCAGGCGTTTCTTCTAGCAGCATTAAATCAAAGTACTGTAATGGCATTAACCTTGGCAGGGGCGATGCTTACTGTAACTTTGATATATCCTGTGTATGTTTTATTTTGGTCAATTTTATTGAAGGCGGAGGATTGA
- a CDS encoding NAD-dependent epimerase/dehydratase family protein, with translation MNKVLVMGGTEFISRAILLELIKKGYEVDFVTRGQREIDFDGYHKHLIADRKNKEQMKAIFKNKNYDYIFDVSAYTKEDVEILVDSLDTSSLKRYIFVSSGAVYKPTTELMKESDERGRNENWKEYGFNKKLAEDYLMNLYKETAFPYVTFRPSYIYGEGNNLKRESFLFSRAVKSLPIVIPVSGEAKVQFIHIKDVVQILLESMDNKLVVGEAFNLTDAEQVDWLTLVQTINEVAGTKVPVSGITEKGMSELNVTVGEFFPFRDITYVMDNSKLLEYGLPLPKILLKEGLEKAYKWCEESGIFDQYEESETYKKVLAFSQEISSK, from the coding sequence ATGAATAAAGTATTAGTAATGGGTGGAACGGAATTTATAAGTCGGGCTATTTTATTGGAACTTATCAAAAAAGGATATGAAGTAGACTTTGTCACAAGAGGGCAAAGAGAGATCGATTTTGACGGTTACCACAAGCATCTTATTGCAGATCGAAAAAACAAAGAGCAAATGAAAGCAATCTTTAAAAATAAGAATTATGACTACATATTTGATGTATCTGCTTATACAAAAGAAGATGTTGAGATTCTGGTGGATTCTCTAGATACTAGCTCATTAAAGAGATATATCTTTGTGAGTTCTGGCGCTGTTTATAAACCAACTACCGAGCTCATGAAGGAATCTGATGAGAGAGGTAGAAACGAGAACTGGAAAGAGTATGGCTTTAATAAAAAGCTGGCTGAAGATTATCTTATGAATCTATATAAAGAGACAGCATTTCCGTATGTGACTTTTAGACCTTCCTATATCTATGGTGAAGGAAATAACTTAAAGCGGGAATCCTTTCTTTTTAGTAGAGCTGTAAAATCTCTGCCCATTGTGATCCCAGTTTCAGGTGAGGCAAAGGTACAATTTATTCATATTAAAGATGTTGTACAGATTTTACTTGAATCAATGGATAACAAATTAGTTGTGGGTGAAGCATTTAACTTAACGGACGCAGAACAGGTGGATTGGCTAACCCTTGTTCAAACAATAAATGAAGTGGCAGGGACAAAAGTACCTGTTAGTGGAATAACTGAAAAAGGGATGTCTGAATTGAATGTCACGGTAGGAGAGTTTTTTCCTTTTAGAGACATAACGTATGTAATGGACAACAGTAAACTTCTTGAATATGGTTTGCCATTACCGAAGATTCTTTTAAAAGAGGGTTTGGAAAAAGCATATAAATGGTGTGAAGAGAGTGGCATATTTGATCAATATGAAGAAAGCGAGACGTATAAAAAAGTCTTAGCGTTTTCTCAAGAGATTAGTAGTAAATAA
- a CDS encoding class I SAM-dependent methyltransferase — MNQRLERKINNLENIERVKANEVCTYLSLNREDRVLDVGAGTGYMSLAIAERVKSVVAFDFDSDVLHYLEKVANQKNIKNIETRVGDFKDIPLESESFDKAVASISLHEVQPLPTALSEIYKVLKNNGLFVCIELEHVEGIQAPRVKSIEMKTEMIKAGFTIKEMFFPEKKIANQPVYIIVGEK; from the coding sequence ATGAACCAAAGACTTGAAAGAAAAATTAATAACTTAGAAAACATTGAAAGGGTAAAGGCTAATGAAGTATGTACATACTTATCGCTTAATCGAGAAGATCGTGTATTAGATGTAGGAGCCGGAACGGGTTATATGTCACTTGCTATTGCCGAGCGCGTGAAGTCAGTGGTTGCTTTTGATTTTGACTCAGATGTTCTTCACTATCTTGAAAAGGTTGCCAATCAAAAAAATATCAAGAACATAGAAACAAGAGTAGGTGACTTCAAAGATATTCCGTTAGAGAGTGAGAGTTTTGATAAAGCAGTAGCTTCAATTTCATTACACGAGGTTCAACCTCTCCCTACAGCATTAAGTGAAATCTATAAGGTACTAAAAAACAATGGTTTATTTGTTTGTATTGAACTAGAACATGTAGAAGGAATCCAAGCACCTAGAGTGAAATCTATAGAGATGAAAACTGAAATGATAAAAGCAGGCTTCACAATAAAAGAGATGTTTTTTCCTGAGAAGAAGATAGCAAATCAACCAGTATATATAATTGTAGGTGAGAAATAA
- a CDS encoding DJ-1/PfpI family protein: MKTYHVGILLFDGVDALDFVGPYEVFNMTTFHKKDVKELLTNYLDNKPFKVYTVSQEGKPIKANHGLMITPDYCFQKAPIFDLILVPGGTLKTIQTVLKIKEVVEWVARNNDAMIASVCTGAIILAESGLLKGKRATTNRAALGILTRAYPYTEVVKDVKYVDEGKVITSAGVSSGINMALYIVQKLVGEEASKRTAETIEYLIEEY; the protein is encoded by the coding sequence ATGAAAACGTACCACGTAGGTATTCTTCTTTTTGATGGTGTTGATGCATTAGATTTTGTTGGTCCTTATGAAGTGTTTAATATGACAACGTTTCATAAAAAGGATGTTAAGGAGCTATTGACGAATTACTTAGATAATAAACCGTTTAAAGTGTATACGGTCTCTCAAGAGGGTAAGCCGATTAAAGCTAATCACGGGTTAATGATTACACCTGATTATTGTTTTCAAAAGGCTCCCATCTTTGATCTGATCTTGGTTCCTGGAGGGACATTAAAAACGATTCAAACGGTTCTTAAAATCAAAGAAGTGGTAGAGTGGGTTGCTCGAAATAATGATGCAATGATAGCTTCTGTGTGCACAGGAGCTATCATTTTAGCAGAGTCTGGTTTGCTAAAAGGAAAAAGAGCTACAACCAATCGTGCTGCGTTAGGTATATTGACTAGAGCTTATCCTTATACAGAAGTTGTAAAGGACGTAAAATATGTTGATGAAGGCAAGGTTATCACTTCTGCAGGCGTTTCATCAGGGATAAATATGGCTCTTTATATTGTTCAAAAACTAGTAGGAGAAGAAGCATCAAAGAGAACAGCCGAAACAATTGAATATTTAATAGAAGAATACTAA
- a CDS encoding GNAT family N-acetyltransferase, translating to MKNLTYTHKTFTISTDKQYLDIDAIHNFLTKDSYWWAEDTPKELVIAAIDNSILCYGVYDQDPTNNEAKLVGFARVISDLVRFSWLCDVFILPDYRGRGLSKWLLEVITEHPQLSGTRFNLGTNDAHTLYEQYGFSALKEPERRMERPIDWGKIYKGYSLELNEE from the coding sequence TTGAAAAACCTAACCTACACTCACAAAACTTTCACTATTAGCACAGATAAACAGTATCTAGATATTGATGCCATTCACAACTTCCTAACCAAAGATTCTTACTGGTGGGCAGAGGATACGCCTAAGGAGCTTGTGATAGCTGCAATAGATAACTCGATTCTTTGTTATGGTGTGTATGATCAAGATCCAACGAATAATGAGGCGAAGCTAGTTGGATTCGCGCGTGTTATTTCTGATCTTGTGCGTTTTTCTTGGTTATGTGATGTGTTTATCTTGCCTGATTATCGGGGGCGAGGGTTAAGTAAGTGGTTGCTTGAGGTTATAACAGAGCATCCACAGTTAAGTGGAACTCGATTTAATCTCGGCACAAATGATGCTCACACATTGTATGAACAGTACGGGTTTTCTGCACTAAAAGAGCCAGAACGAAGAATGGAAAGACCGATTGATTGGGGTAAGATTTATAAGGGGTATTCTTTAGAGCTGAATGAGGAGTGA
- a CDS encoding VOC family protein: MPKNKLLRMDNIGIVVESLDEAISFFEEVGLNLEGRATVEGDWAGRVTGLESQQVEIAMMVTPDGHSRIELSRFLNPPTISDHRTAPVNALGYLRAMFTVEDINEMVSRLTKNGAELVGEVVQYQDSYRLCYIRGPEGILIGLAEELGNE; this comes from the coding sequence ATGCCAAAAAACAAATTATTAAGAATGGACAATATCGGCATCGTTGTAGAATCGCTTGATGAGGCAATCTCGTTCTTCGAGGAAGTTGGCTTGAACCTCGAAGGACGAGCCACTGTCGAAGGTGATTGGGCTGGTCGTGTTACCGGATTGGAATCTCAACAAGTAGAAATTGCAATGATGGTTACCCCAGATGGCCACAGCCGAATTGAACTTTCGCGATTTCTAAACCCACCAACGATTTCAGATCACCGGACTGCCCCCGTAAACGCCCTCGGTTATCTACGCGCCATGTTCACTGTTGAAGACATTAACGAAATGGTATCCAGACTCACTAAAAACGGTGCCGAACTCGTTGGAGAAGTAGTTCAGTACCAGGACTCATATCGACTCTGCTACATTCGTGGGCCAGAAGGAATTTTGATTGGGTTGGCGGAGGAATTGGGGAATGAATAA
- a CDS encoding DUF6434 domain-containing protein: MRPSLTKDTHVEEFKDFYWLKEELHSFCRENGISTSGSKIELSERIELFLRTGEIKKPSRQQKKSTKPTPQLELSLNTVITENHRCSQHVRAFFKSVIPNFHFSTHIQNYFKHNVGKTYRDVIDNWNEEEKRKKDPTYKTKIAPQFEYNQFIRDFFADPNNKGKGRKEAIKTWNKIKQLPGSNRYGSN, translated from the coding sequence ATGAGACCTAGTTTGACTAAAGATACTCATGTAGAAGAATTTAAGGATTTTTATTGGTTAAAGGAAGAGTTACATTCTTTTTGTCGAGAGAATGGCATCAGTACTTCAGGTTCAAAAATAGAGCTTTCGGAGCGTATTGAATTATTTTTGCGCACTGGAGAAATTAAAAAGCCTTCTAGACAACAGAAAAAGAGTACAAAGCCCACTCCACAACTTGAATTAAGCCTTAATACGGTCATTACTGAAAATCATCGTTGTAGTCAACATGTTCGAGCATTTTTCAAGTCAGTTATCCCGAATTTTCACTTTTCAACGCATATCCAAAACTACTTTAAACATAATGTGGGGAAAACCTATCGAGATGTAATTGATAATTGGAATGAGGAAGAAAAGCGTAAAAAAGATCCTACATACAAAACTAAGATTGCACCACAATTTGAATACAACCAATTTATTCGTGATTTTTTTGCTGATCCTAATAATAAAGGGAAGGGTCGAAAAGAAGCAATTAAGACCTGGAATAAGATTAAGCAGCTGCCCGGAAGCAATAGATATGGATCTAACTAA
- a CDS encoding tubby C-terminal domain-like protein: protein MTYDYTFKLPAWKRSMKAIHILDADEREIGSIQPFYSSKMDEVVSRYLTIYNKTNYRFNYSNSEQGFEVHAHSIKDTLFKLRWTLFNHEQQQVGLLVNESKITTNPTFAYYKEHETFYLTNDFLDKNTMIKTENGTKIANTYFNHLIIGRTFYIKMYVEERLSLEEIYLLSLIAVIPMD, encoded by the coding sequence GAAGAGATCTATGAAAGCAATTCATATCTTGGATGCTGATGAAAGGGAGATTGGAAGCATTCAGCCGTTTTATTCTTCAAAAATGGATGAGGTAGTGAGCAGATACCTGACAATCTATAATAAAACGAATTACAGATTTAACTACTCTAATTCTGAGCAAGGATTTGAAGTGCATGCCCACAGTATAAAAGATACATTGTTTAAATTAAGATGGACTCTATTTAATCATGAACAACAACAAGTAGGGTTGCTTGTTAATGAATCAAAGATTACAACGAATCCAACGTTTGCGTATTATAAGGAACATGAGACTTTTTATTTAACGAATGACTTTCTTGATAAGAATACAATGATTAAGACTGAAAATGGAACGAAAATAGCGAATACATATTTTAATCATTTGATAATAGGAAGAACCTTTTATATAAAAATGTATGTAGAAGAAAGACTATCTTTAGAAGAAATTTATTTACTCAGTCTAATTGCGGTTATTCCAATGGATTAA